One window of Pseudochaenichthys georgianus unplaced genomic scaffold, fPseGeo1.2 scaffold_1899_arrow_ctg1, whole genome shotgun sequence genomic DNA carries:
- the LOC117441681 gene encoding protocadherin beta-16-like: protein MTLTGPVLLHLLLLLLPVSARYFGHIAENSPVGTPVSGALLPGGSHLNATLTGDYASDFRLVHHRDHRLGLVSAKALDREFIAMYELTVQLPRGAAAVQVEVSDRNDNIPRFIGGNRTVEVHALTPLGTELARFDAKDGDAESNGRVTFYASPESHLLHVAPQTGQVRLVRSLLGVRQATLRLCVRDGGSVALIGDPVFLHLDVHRSGKPRKPRAVREDVALSVSVPQQAARGDLLLTVPDQRFQQRWFQVLSEADSPVQIERDSGRVYLTRGLLEPAEVLVKIHNSR, encoded by the exons TCCCCGGTTGGGACGCCGGTGTCCGGGGCTCTGCTGCCCGGGGGATCCCACCTGAACGCCACTCTGACGGGGGATTACGCGTCGGATTTCAGGCTCGTGCATCACCGGGACCACCGTCTGGGTTTGGTCTCCGCCAAAGCGCTGGACCGGGAGTTCATCGCCATGTACGAGCTGACGGTGCAGCTGCCGCGCGGGGCCGCCGccgtgcaggtggaggtgtcgGACAGGAACGACAACATCCCCCGGTTCATCGGCGGGAACCGGACGGTGGAGGTGCACGCGCTCACGCCGCTCGGAACCGAACTGGCGCGCTTTGACGCGAAGGACGGAGACGCGGAGAGTAACGGACGCGTCACTTTTTACGCGTCACCGGAGTCTCACCTGCTGCACGTGGCTCCGCAGACCGGCCAGGTGAGGCTGGTCCGGTCCCTGCTGGGGGTCCGACAG GCGACCCTGCGTCTGTGCGTCCGTGACGGAGGATCCGTGGCGCTGATCGGGGATCCGGTGTTTCTTCACCTCGACGTGCACCGCTCCGGAAAGCCCCGGAAGCCCCGGGCTGTGAGGGAGGACGTGGCGCTCAGCGTGTCGGTCCCGCAGCAGGCGGCGCGCGGGGACCTGCTGCTCACCGTGCCGGATCAGAGGTTCCAGCAGCGCTGGTTCCAGGTGCTCTCCGAGGCCGACTCTCCGGTGCAGATCGAGCGAGACTCGGGGCGGGTGTACCTGACCCGAGGTCTGCTGGAGCCCGCAGAGGTGCTGGTGAAGATCCACAACTCGCGGG